The following are encoded in a window of Paraburkholderia hospita genomic DNA:
- the treZ gene encoding malto-oligosyltrehalose trehalohydrolase: MHERPIDPHAHHHAHCLPFGAQLLGAASARQRTRFRLWAPSCAKVQVVVENGDGSGTHDMSATGNGWFETEIGCGAGTLYRYKLDGSLLIPDPASRFQPQDVHGPSEVIDPRAYTWEHTGWCGRPWEETVLYELHVGALGGYGGVMKRLPAIAELGVTAIELMPLNDFPGTRNWGYDGVLPYAPDSAYGRPDDLKALIDAAHAHGLAVFLDVVYNHFGPDGNYLHQYAKPFFREGTHTPWGPAIDFERGEVCEFFCDNALYWLNEYRFDGLRLDAVHAIDNDDWLRRFADHVRAHVQHGRHVHLVLENERNTANLLDRHFTAQWNDDAHNTLHVLLTGEHEGYYAAYADQPIQRLARILGSGFGYQGDPSPIHDDKPRGQPSGHLPPTSFVAFLQNHDQIGNRAMGERLRTLCSDDALRAATGLLLLSPQIPLLFMDEEYGSKQPFLFFTDYTGDLANAVREGRRKEFARFSAFADEKRRALIPDPNDPQTLAMSSPPAERHGDTPEAKDALDWMHFYKSALAVRAKLIAPRLRHAKALGATILKAAGDQDANALTARWKLDDGETLSIVLNLGNEAVPLVERPAGKVIFETPPRVRDRVDAGELPPNAFVAWLTGDVSEYAIGHDARKHVQT; encoded by the coding sequence ATGCATGAACGTCCTATCGACCCTCACGCGCATCATCACGCGCACTGCCTGCCGTTCGGTGCGCAGTTGCTCGGCGCGGCGAGCGCGAGGCAACGCACGCGCTTTCGCTTGTGGGCGCCGTCGTGCGCGAAGGTGCAGGTGGTCGTCGAAAACGGCGATGGGTCCGGCACGCACGACATGAGCGCGACGGGCAACGGCTGGTTCGAAACGGAGATCGGTTGCGGCGCGGGCACGCTGTATCGCTACAAGCTCGACGGCTCGCTGCTGATTCCTGACCCCGCATCGCGCTTTCAGCCGCAGGATGTGCACGGCCCGAGCGAAGTGATCGATCCGCGCGCCTACACTTGGGAGCACACGGGCTGGTGCGGCCGGCCGTGGGAAGAAACGGTGCTGTACGAGCTGCATGTCGGCGCGCTGGGTGGCTACGGCGGAGTGATGAAGCGCCTGCCCGCCATCGCTGAGCTGGGTGTCACCGCAATCGAACTGATGCCGCTCAACGATTTTCCCGGCACACGCAACTGGGGCTATGACGGCGTGCTGCCCTATGCGCCCGACTCCGCGTACGGGCGTCCCGACGACCTGAAAGCGCTGATCGACGCCGCGCACGCGCACGGCCTCGCGGTGTTCCTCGACGTGGTCTACAACCACTTCGGCCCGGACGGCAATTATCTGCATCAGTATGCGAAGCCGTTTTTCCGCGAAGGCACGCACACGCCGTGGGGGCCCGCAATCGACTTCGAGCGCGGCGAAGTGTGCGAATTCTTCTGCGACAACGCGCTCTACTGGCTCAACGAATATCGCTTCGACGGCTTGCGCCTCGACGCCGTGCACGCAATCGACAACGACGACTGGCTGCGCCGTTTCGCCGATCACGTGCGCGCGCATGTGCAGCACGGACGTCACGTGCATCTCGTGCTGGAAAACGAGCGCAATACGGCGAACCTGCTCGACAGGCATTTCACCGCGCAATGGAACGACGACGCGCACAACACGCTGCACGTGCTGCTGACGGGCGAACACGAAGGCTACTACGCCGCGTATGCTGATCAGCCGATCCAGCGGCTCGCGCGGATACTCGGCAGCGGCTTCGGCTATCAGGGCGACCCTTCGCCGATCCACGACGACAAACCGCGCGGCCAGCCGAGCGGCCATTTGCCGCCCACATCGTTCGTGGCGTTCTTGCAGAACCACGATCAGATCGGCAATCGCGCGATGGGCGAGCGTCTGCGCACGCTGTGCTCCGATGACGCGCTGCGCGCCGCGACGGGTCTGTTACTGCTGTCGCCGCAGATTCCGCTGCTGTTCATGGACGAGGAATATGGCTCGAAACAGCCGTTCCTTTTTTTCACCGACTACACCGGCGATCTGGCGAACGCCGTGCGCGAAGGACGCCGCAAGGAATTCGCGCGTTTCTCCGCATTCGCCGACGAGAAGCGCCGCGCGCTGATTCCCGATCCGAACGATCCGCAGACGCTCGCCATGTCGTCGCCGCCTGCTGAGCGGCACGGCGACACGCCTGAAGCGAAGGACGCGCTCGACTGGATGCACTTCTACAAATCCGCGCTCGCCGTGCGCGCGAAGCTGATCGCGCCGCGCCTGCGTCATGCAAAGGCGCTCGGTGCAACGATCCTCAAGGCAGCCGGCGATCAGGACGCGAACGCGCTAACCGCGCGCTGGAAACTCGACGACGGCGAGACGCTGTCGATCGTGCTGAATCTCGGCAATGAAGCCGTGCCGCTCGTCGAGCGCCCTGCCGGCAAGGTGATCTTCGAAACGCCGCCGCGCGTGCGCGATCGCGTCGACGCGGGCGAGTTGCCGCCAAACGCATTCGTCGCCTGGCTGACCGGCGACGTCAGCGAATATGCCATCGGCCACGACGCGCGCAAGCACGTGCAGACCTAA
- the malQ gene encoding 4-alpha-glucanotransferase, which yields MATTRRPGISIDALAARAGFEVEWEDAHHNRKRVPDSTLAALLERMGLPCGNATQIRQSAGALEAELSGRKLPPLMTVECGRGIGLPAAAIKAGSHYRIELENGSLIDGRFTAPKGEAALLSPIDEPGYHTLVLNDHRMTLAVAPSRCYTVTDAWRAMHGEDTNAPPLWGIAAQIYGLRRIGDGGIGDYTALATLAIESAKRGAHALAVSPTHAMFSALPGSFSPYSPSSRLWLNVTHIDPAAVFGTHAAQAALDAAGGADVWPQLETLPLIDWKTATPLKLKVLRVLFERFCANDRAQDSPRALEFHGFCERGGRALEDHARFEALHAFQLLHSGEGYWRKWPDALQNPRSPEVEAFANEHRHEVEFHLFLQWLASKGLSHAQHAARDAGMAIGLIADLAVGCDSAGSHAWSYRDDMLHGVSVGAPPDLFNQAGQAWGLTTFSPRAMRNQGFSAFIDMLRSAFACAGGIRIDHILGLRRLWLVPEGESAKNGAYLRYPLEDMLRLIALESWRHRAIVIGEDLGTVPPGFRERLSEHGLAGIRVLWFERTRDGKGFTPPAEWDSGAVGTTTTHDLPTVSGWWRGEDIVWRNRIGQTAPRADGRDPVALAQAERDDDRAALWRAFQQAGVAAPDVDPPPPDEAPVDEALAFVAATPSPLVTIPLEDLLGLVDQPNLPGSIDEHPNWRRRVIQPVEALFADDAFCDRLLAIQQARTDSTSASSLSDTP from the coding sequence GTGGCCACAACCCGACGCCCAGGTATTTCCATCGACGCCCTCGCCGCACGCGCAGGCTTCGAAGTCGAATGGGAAGACGCGCATCACAACAGGAAGCGCGTGCCCGACAGCACGCTCGCCGCGCTGCTCGAACGCATGGGCCTGCCGTGCGGCAACGCCACGCAGATTCGCCAGAGCGCGGGCGCGCTCGAAGCCGAGTTGTCCGGCCGCAAGCTGCCGCCGCTGATGACGGTCGAATGCGGACGCGGTATCGGGTTGCCCGCCGCCGCGATCAAGGCGGGCAGCCACTACCGGATCGAACTGGAAAACGGCTCGCTGATCGATGGACGCTTCACGGCGCCAAAGGGCGAAGCGGCGCTGCTGTCGCCCATCGACGAACCTGGCTATCACACGCTCGTGCTCAACGATCACCGGATGACGCTCGCGGTCGCGCCCTCGCGGTGCTATACGGTCACCGACGCGTGGCGCGCGATGCACGGCGAAGACACGAACGCGCCGCCGTTGTGGGGGATCGCCGCGCAAATTTACGGCTTGCGCCGGATCGGCGACGGTGGCATCGGCGATTACACGGCGCTGGCCACGCTCGCGATCGAAAGCGCGAAACGCGGCGCGCATGCCCTCGCCGTCAGTCCGACACACGCGATGTTCAGCGCGTTGCCGGGCTCGTTCAGTCCGTATTCGCCGTCGTCGCGGCTGTGGTTGAACGTCACGCATATCGATCCCGCCGCCGTATTCGGCACGCATGCCGCACAGGCCGCGCTCGATGCGGCGGGCGGCGCCGACGTCTGGCCGCAACTCGAAACACTGCCGCTGATCGACTGGAAGACGGCGACGCCGCTCAAGCTCAAGGTGCTGCGCGTGTTGTTCGAGCGTTTCTGCGCGAACGACCGCGCGCAGGACTCGCCGCGCGCGCTGGAATTTCACGGCTTTTGCGAGCGCGGCGGCCGCGCGCTCGAAGATCACGCGCGCTTCGAAGCGCTGCATGCGTTCCAGTTGCTGCACAGTGGTGAAGGCTACTGGCGCAAGTGGCCGGATGCGTTGCAGAACCCGCGCAGCCCGGAAGTCGAAGCGTTTGCGAACGAGCATCGGCATGAAGTCGAGTTTCATCTGTTTCTGCAATGGCTCGCGTCGAAGGGACTGTCGCACGCGCAGCACGCGGCGCGCGACGCGGGCATGGCGATCGGCCTGATCGCGGATCTCGCCGTCGGCTGCGATAGCGCGGGCTCGCACGCATGGTCGTATCGCGACGACATGCTGCACGGCGTGTCCGTCGGCGCGCCGCCCGATCTGTTCAACCAGGCGGGCCAGGCGTGGGGCCTCACCACCTTCTCGCCGCGTGCAATGCGCAATCAGGGCTTCTCGGCGTTCATCGACATGCTGCGCTCCGCGTTCGCCTGCGCGGGCGGCATCCGCATCGATCACATCCTTGGGCTGCGGCGGCTGTGGCTCGTGCCCGAAGGCGAGAGCGCGAAAAACGGCGCGTACCTGCGCTATCCGCTCGAAGACATGCTGCGGCTGATTGCGCTCGAATCGTGGCGGCATCGCGCGATCGTGATTGGCGAAGATCTCGGCACCGTGCCGCCGGGTTTTCGCGAGCGGCTCAGCGAGCATGGCCTGGCCGGTATCCGCGTGCTGTGGTTCGAGCGCACGAGGGACGGCAAGGGCTTCACGCCGCCCGCCGAATGGGATAGCGGCGCCGTCGGGACGACGACCACGCACGATCTGCCGACCGTCTCCGGCTGGTGGCGCGGCGAGGACATCGTGTGGCGCAATCGTATCGGTCAGACGGCACCGCGCGCCGACGGGCGCGATCCTGTCGCGCTCGCGCAGGCTGAACGCGACGATGACCGCGCCGCACTCTGGCGGGCGTTCCAGCAAGCCGGGGTCGCCGCGCCCGATGTCGATCCGCCGCCGCCCGACGAAGCGCCCGTCGATGAAGCGCTCGCCTTCGTCGCCGCCACGCCGTCGCCGCTCGTCACGATTCCGCTCGAAGACCTGCTGGGTCTCGTGGATCAGCCGAACTTACCCGGTTCGATCGACGAGCATCCGAACTGGCGCCGCCGCGTGATCCAGCCCGTCGAAGCCCTATTTGCCGACGACGCCTTTTGCGACCGCCTGCTCGCCATCCAGCAGGCGCGTACCGACTCAACCTCAGCATCTTCGTTGTCCGATACGCCATGA
- the treY gene encoding malto-oligosyltrehalose synthase: MTVPRATLRLQFHRDFTFDDALARVDYFAALGVSHLYASPITTATPGSTHGYDTVDYGQVSAECGGETGLRRLTDKLHELGMGLIVDVVPNHMGMSKHNAWWQDILEWGRHSAFARFFDVDWHSPDPALRGKVLMPVLGAAYGEELIAGRIALRFDADNGRFNIAYGEHECPVCPIDYAAILQSADRSDLSALAERFTSITTQPADHPRAVEGREALREFVRQNGTSAIEFVLEAYSPNEPVSRDRLHRLIERQHFRLAWWRTASDEVNWRRFFDISTLAAVRVERPEVFDAVHALIFRLYAEGVIDGVRIDHIDGLAEPREYTQRLRQRLSELREGTTPYIVVEKILGRGEALRDDWPVDGTTGYDFMNDAGALLHDPAGAAPLADAWTELSGRPARFADEALPARRKILAENLPAELDRVSRALHRLARDSITTRDFTYTAIRRVTNELAAHFPVYRIYPQNGLRSAADNAYFDIALDAAKQTLSRADHGLLTRVDAWLGSGADENGNGRNAAYQPPQQNGGAGAFNHTASARRTVQTLFSQLTAPVAAKAIEDTACYRYGRLLSRCEVGADPGEFALTVEQFHAGNRERARRFPHALLATATHDHKRGEDTRARLAVLSEIADEWTETLRAWTTLNTPHRRALDGNADDWAPGPGAEAMLYQTLVGCWPPGLSPDDEAGVKALAERVAQWQLKALREAKLRTTWLAPDEVFENGCREFLFDILAPQRRDGFLRELSGFVARIGRAGVVNSLQQTLLRLASPGVPDLYQGTELWDFSLVDPDNRRPVDFAQRQALLAEAPPSDYLAGWRDGRVKLAINQRMLALRMQIPELLSSGSYTPLTVRGKHAAHVIAFARRQGNCWAVVIATRLSMALLDASSDLPIVDPIAWDDTAVQMPEELFGRALFDWVSPAAPKVEDTGLLYLRDALTTMPVAVLVEDGVPRA; the protein is encoded by the coding sequence ATGACTGTTCCGCGCGCCACGCTCCGACTCCAGTTCCATCGCGACTTCACGTTCGACGATGCGCTCGCGCGCGTCGACTACTTCGCCGCGCTCGGCGTGAGCCATCTGTACGCGTCGCCGATCACGACGGCCACGCCCGGCTCCACGCACGGCTACGACACCGTCGACTACGGCCAGGTCAGCGCCGAGTGCGGCGGCGAAACCGGCTTGAGGCGTCTGACCGACAAGCTGCATGAACTCGGCATGGGCCTGATCGTCGACGTCGTGCCGAATCACATGGGCATGAGCAAGCACAACGCGTGGTGGCAGGACATTCTCGAATGGGGCCGCCATAGCGCCTTTGCGCGCTTTTTCGATGTCGACTGGCACTCGCCCGACCCGGCGCTGCGCGGCAAGGTGCTGATGCCCGTGCTCGGCGCGGCTTACGGCGAGGAACTGATCGCGGGCCGCATCGCGCTGCGCTTCGACGCCGACAACGGGCGCTTCAACATCGCCTATGGCGAGCACGAGTGTCCTGTGTGCCCGATCGATTACGCGGCGATCCTGCAATCGGCGGATCGCTCGGATCTGAGCGCGCTCGCCGAGCGCTTCACGTCGATCACGACGCAACCCGCGGATCATCCGCGCGCGGTCGAAGGCCGCGAAGCGCTGCGCGAATTCGTGCGGCAGAACGGCACGTCGGCGATCGAGTTCGTGCTCGAAGCGTATTCGCCCAACGAGCCCGTCAGCCGCGACCGCCTGCACCGGCTGATCGAGCGGCAGCACTTCCGGCTCGCCTGGTGGCGCACGGCGTCGGATGAAGTGAACTGGCGGCGCTTCTTCGATATCAGCACGCTTGCGGCCGTGCGTGTCGAGCGTCCCGAAGTGTTCGACGCCGTGCACGCGCTGATCTTCCGGCTCTATGCGGAAGGCGTGATCGACGGCGTGCGCATCGATCATATCGACGGGCTCGCGGAACCGCGCGAGTACACGCAGCGGCTGCGTCAACGGCTGTCGGAACTGCGCGAGGGCACGACGCCGTATATCGTCGTCGAGAAGATACTCGGACGCGGCGAAGCACTGCGCGACGACTGGCCTGTGGACGGCACGACAGGCTACGACTTCATGAACGACGCTGGCGCGCTGCTGCACGACCCGGCGGGTGCGGCGCCGCTCGCCGATGCGTGGACCGAACTGAGCGGCCGCCCGGCGCGCTTCGCCGACGAGGCGCTGCCCGCGCGCCGCAAGATTCTCGCGGAGAATCTGCCCGCGGAACTGGACCGCGTGTCGCGCGCGCTGCATCGGCTTGCGCGCGACAGCATCACCACGCGCGACTTCACGTACACGGCGATCCGCCGTGTGACAAACGAGCTTGCCGCGCACTTCCCCGTCTATCGCATCTATCCGCAAAACGGCCTGCGCAGCGCCGCCGACAACGCGTACTTCGACATCGCGCTCGATGCCGCGAAGCAGACGCTGTCGCGCGCCGATCATGGCCTGCTGACGCGCGTCGATGCGTGGCTCGGCAGCGGCGCCGACGAGAACGGCAATGGACGCAACGCTGCGTATCAGCCGCCGCAGCAGAATGGCGGCGCGGGCGCGTTCAATCACACGGCGTCGGCGCGACGTACAGTGCAGACGCTGTTCTCGCAACTGACGGCGCCCGTCGCCGCGAAGGCTATCGAAGATACCGCGTGCTATCGCTACGGACGTTTGCTGTCGCGTTGCGAAGTCGGCGCGGACCCGGGCGAGTTCGCGCTGACGGTCGAGCAGTTTCACGCGGGCAATCGGGAACGCGCGCGGCGCTTCCCTCACGCGCTGCTCGCGACGGCGACCCACGACCACAAGCGCGGCGAAGACACGCGTGCGCGCCTCGCAGTGCTGAGCGAAATCGCCGACGAGTGGACTGAGACGCTGCGCGCATGGACAACGTTGAACACGCCGCATCGGCGCGCGCTGGATGGCAACGCCGACGACTGGGCGCCTGGTCCCGGCGCCGAGGCGATGCTGTATCAGACGCTGGTCGGCTGCTGGCCGCCCGGTCTTTCGCCCGACGACGAAGCGGGCGTCAAGGCGCTCGCCGAACGCGTCGCGCAATGGCAATTGAAAGCGCTGCGCGAAGCGAAGTTGCGCACTACGTGGCTTGCGCCTGACGAAGTTTTTGAGAACGGCTGCCGCGAGTTTCTGTTCGATATTCTCGCGCCGCAGCGTCGCGATGGATTCCTGCGCGAGCTGAGCGGGTTCGTTGCGCGCATCGGCCGGGCGGGCGTCGTGAATAGTCTGCAGCAGACCTTGCTTCGGCTCGCTTCGCCTGGCGTGCCCGACCTTTATCAGGGTACCGAACTATGGGATTTCAGCCTCGTCGATCCCGACAACCGGCGGCCTGTTGATTTCGCGCAGCGGCAGGCGCTGCTCGCCGAGGCGCCGCCTTCCGATTACCTCGCTGGCTGGCGCGATGGCCGCGTGAAGCTCGCGATCAATCAGCGGATGCTCGCGTTACGCATGCAGATCCCTGAGTTGCTGAGCAGCGGTAGCTATACACCGCTCACAGTGCGGGGCAAGCACGCCGCGCATGTCATTGCGTTCGCGCGGCGGCAAGGCAACTGCTGGGCGGTGGTGATTGCGACGCGGCTGTCGATGGCGCTGCTCGATGCCAGCAGCGACTTGCCTATCGTCGATCCGATTGCGTGGGACGATACCGCCGTGCAGATGCCCGAAGAACTGTTCGGGCGCGCGTTGTTCGACTGGGTGAGTCCCGCTGCGCCGAAGGTTGAAGATACTGGGTTGCTGTATCTGCGCGATGCGCTGACGACGATGCCTGTTGCTGTGCTGGTTGAGGATGGGGTGCCGCGGGCGTGA
- a CDS encoding hemolysin family protein, producing MIQFVALIGALLLVALNGFFVAAEFGLVKLRQTRVQTLAAKHGLRGKLLGKVHGRLDAYLSACQLGITLASLGLGWIGEPAFAELLNPVFHLLGIQNEHLIHGISLFFAFSCISFLHIVVGELAPKSLAIRQSEQISLWTAMPLYGFYWAMYPAIWVLNSSANAVLRIAGLTADHGGDLHYSTEELKLILRGRRASVTNELDGSKDAYSQDEWNTIAHSLDFSRMTVSDLMRPAHELVSLRRDLPWRENMQIIARHRFSRYPLLEDATGERVAGTIHLKDLLLARHAGSTLEDLSHYVRPVQYVKPEMPALELFRRFRKGAPHLALVGRKNAKPIGFLTLDNLLGALVGQIHDEFRQGDADWTRMDDGTLMGKGSLPVVSLERALGIDIDEGSAESVGGLVINALGDLPEEGQRVDFDRFDVVVKRMKGPRIVLVRVYPKTFDDEGG from the coding sequence TTGATCCAGTTCGTCGCCCTCATTGGCGCGTTGTTGCTCGTTGCCCTCAACGGTTTCTTTGTTGCTGCGGAATTCGGTCTCGTCAAGCTGCGGCAGACGCGCGTGCAAACGCTCGCGGCGAAGCATGGCTTGCGCGGCAAGCTGCTTGGGAAGGTGCATGGGCGGCTGGATGCGTATCTGTCCGCATGTCAGCTGGGCATCACGCTCGCGTCGCTGGGGCTTGGCTGGATCGGCGAGCCGGCCTTCGCGGAACTGCTGAACCCGGTGTTCCATCTGCTCGGCATTCAGAACGAGCACCTGATCCACGGTATCTCGCTGTTTTTCGCGTTCTCTTGCATTTCGTTCCTGCATATCGTGGTCGGCGAACTCGCGCCGAAGTCGCTGGCGATCCGCCAGTCCGAGCAGATCTCGCTGTGGACGGCGATGCCGCTCTACGGCTTCTACTGGGCGATGTACCCGGCCATCTGGGTGCTCAACTCGAGCGCGAACGCCGTGCTGCGCATAGCGGGTCTGACGGCCGATCACGGCGGCGATCTGCACTATTCGACAGAGGAACTGAAGCTGATTTTGCGAGGCCGCCGCGCGAGCGTCACGAACGAACTCGACGGCTCGAAGGACGCCTATTCGCAGGACGAATGGAACACGATCGCGCATTCGCTCGATTTCTCGCGCATGACCGTGTCCGACCTGATGCGGCCCGCGCATGAACTGGTGAGCCTGCGCCGCGATCTGCCGTGGCGCGAGAACATGCAGATCATCGCGCGCCATCGTTTCAGCCGTTATCCGTTGCTCGAGGACGCGACGGGCGAGCGCGTCGCGGGCACGATCCATCTGAAGGATCTGCTGCTGGCGCGCCACGCGGGCAGCACGCTCGAGGACCTGTCGCACTACGTGCGTCCCGTGCAGTACGTGAAGCCCGAGATGCCCGCGTTGGAACTGTTCCGGCGCTTTCGCAAGGGCGCGCCGCATCTCGCGCTGGTCGGCCGGAAGAACGCGAAGCCGATTGGCTTCCTGACGCTCGACAATCTGCTCGGCGCGCTGGTCGGCCAGATTCACGACGAGTTCCGTCAGGGCGACGCCGACTGGACGCGCATGGACGACGGCACGCTGATGGGCAAGGGTAGTTTGCCCGTGGTGTCGCTGGAGCGCGCGCTTGGTATCGATATCGACGAGGGCAGCGCAGAGTCCGTCGGCGGTCTGGTGATCAACGCACTCGGCGATCTGCCGGAAGAAGGGCAGCGCGTCGATTTCGACCGTTTCGATGTGGTCGTGAAGAGGATGAAAGGGCCGCGGATTGTGCTGGTGCGGGTGTATCCGAAGACGTTTGATGATGAGGGTGGTTAG
- a CDS encoding sensor histidine kinase has product MSIVTTSTPSSSGSNEETSAVAERTARRCAETALFMRDHVLSLVSHDLRSPLNAIHSWAYVLDRKIDTNDATAQRALEGIRNGVEQQVKLLESIVDTTRAETKALALKRAPFALRPLLDETIGDVRDALAVRRGVALELNSPLAAQQMDGDRERLAAALWLLVAFAVEASASGATVTLDADVDASTFRATVAWQATSAALTDAALPHVLENFARAQATQPREASRISWVLGLCKRIAEAHDGAFEQGEWADGQPTTLKLRVPLAGA; this is encoded by the coding sequence ATGTCGATCGTGACCACGTCTACTCCGTCTTCTTCCGGCAGCAACGAGGAGACGTCTGCCGTCGCCGAACGAACCGCGCGACGCTGCGCCGAAACGGCGCTTTTCATGCGCGATCATGTGCTGTCGCTGGTCTCGCACGACCTGCGCAGCCCGCTGAATGCTATTCATAGCTGGGCCTACGTGCTCGACCGCAAGATCGACACAAACGATGCCACCGCGCAACGCGCGCTCGAAGGCATTCGCAATGGCGTCGAGCAGCAGGTGAAGCTGCTCGAATCGATCGTCGATACAACGCGCGCCGAGACGAAAGCGCTTGCCTTGAAGCGCGCGCCGTTCGCGCTGCGCCCATTGCTCGATGAGACGATCGGCGATGTGCGCGACGCGCTCGCCGTGCGGCGTGGCGTCGCACTCGAACTCAACTCGCCGCTCGCCGCGCAGCAGATGGACGGCGACCGCGAGCGTCTCGCCGCCGCGTTGTGGCTGCTCGTCGCGTTCGCGGTGGAAGCGAGCGCAAGCGGCGCGACCGTCACGCTCGATGCCGACGTCGATGCGTCGACGTTCCGCGCCACGGTCGCCTGGCAAGCAACCTCCGCTGCACTGACTGACGCTGCGCTGCCCCACGTGCTCGAAAACTTCGCGCGCGCGCAAGCGACGCAGCCGCGCGAAGCCAGCCGCATTTCGTGGGTACTCGGACTGTGCAAGCGCATCGCGGAAGCGCACGACGGCGCGTTCGAACAGGGCGAATGGGCGGACGGGCAGCCGACGACACTGAAGCTGCGTGTGCCGCTCGCCGGCGCATGA
- a CDS encoding FKBP-type peptidyl-prolyl cis-trans isomerase gives MSTVTTASGLQYEDLTEGSGAEAKAGQTVSVHYTGWLTDGQKFDSSKDRNDPFAFVLGGGMVIKGWDEGVQGMKVGGVRKLTIPPQLGYGVRGAGGVIPPNATLVFEVELLGV, from the coding sequence ATGTCTACTGTCACCACGGCCTCGGGCCTCCAATATGAAGACCTGACGGAAGGCTCAGGCGCAGAAGCGAAGGCCGGTCAGACCGTCAGCGTTCACTATACCGGCTGGCTGACGGACGGCCAGAAGTTCGATTCGAGCAAGGACCGCAACGACCCGTTCGCGTTCGTGCTGGGCGGCGGCATGGTCATCAAGGGCTGGGACGAAGGCGTGCAGGGCATGAAGGTCGGCGGCGTGCGCAAGCTGACCATTCCGCCGCAACTCGGCTATGGCGTGCGCGGCGCGGGCGGCGTGATTCCGCCGAACGCGACGCTCGTGTTCGAAGTCGAATTGCTCGGCGTCTGA
- a CDS encoding AraC family transcriptional regulator yields MSHAVIDAPNVSLRRYGTVEASDVHDFHQIVLGLDGSMVMAVDGVAQEIDRTSAWLIPAGSRHDYAGVGENRQLVLDLPASSVAVPQRLFDRARAVTVDSSLTQLVSHIAGRASGHIDGDAAWRRFNWDAAARLCAAIIEDTGMADAAPGAGLDFARIDAWLRARLSEPLRIADLAAHCGFGMRRFHQLFIDAFGETPHRYLQRLRLDTSVTLLADPRRSLTDVALEVGFGDQSAYTHAFTRRFGMAPGQWRALLH; encoded by the coding sequence GTGAGCCACGCCGTCATCGATGCACCCAACGTTTCCCTGCGCCGTTACGGCACCGTGGAAGCGTCGGACGTGCACGACTTCCATCAGATCGTGCTCGGTCTGGACGGGTCGATGGTGATGGCCGTGGACGGCGTCGCGCAGGAAATCGACCGGACGTCCGCGTGGCTCATTCCCGCGGGCTCGCGGCACGACTACGCGGGCGTCGGCGAGAACCGGCAGCTCGTGCTCGATCTGCCCGCGTCGTCGGTCGCCGTGCCGCAACGTCTGTTCGACCGGGCGCGCGCCGTCACCGTCGATTCGTCGCTCACGCAACTGGTTTCGCATATTGCGGGCCGCGCGTCGGGACATATCGATGGCGATGCCGCATGGCGGCGCTTCAACTGGGACGCGGCCGCCCGCCTATGCGCGGCGATCATCGAAGACACGGGCATGGCGGATGCTGCGCCGGGCGCCGGTCTCGACTTCGCGCGCATCGACGCCTGGCTGCGCGCGCGTCTGTCCGAACCGCTGCGCATCGCTGACCTCGCCGCGCACTGCGGCTTCGGCATGCGGCGCTTTCATCAATTGTTCATCGACGCATTCGGCGAAACGCCGCATCGCTATTTGCAGCGGCTGCGGCTGGATACGTCCGTCACGCTGCTCGCCGATCCGCGCCGCTCATTGACCGACGTCGCGCTTGAAGTCGGCTTCGGCGATCAGAGCGCCTACACGCATGCGTTCACGCGGCGCTTCGGGATGGCGCCGGGTCAATGGCGCGCCTTGCTGCATTGA